From Sulfuracidifex tepidarius, one genomic window encodes:
- the hjc gene encoding Holliday junction resolvase Hjc: protein MNPRKRKGTSVELFLFKKLRDKGFAVTRAPASGSKRKDPIPDIIAMKKGIIVLIELKSRSKEGKIYVSKEQAEGAKEFADKSGGYLFLGIKTPSTFKFLDFSKLRSTKGGNYVADEPTVDKEGLSFEDLLKFVDNKLGISLDTFFADGNNG from the coding sequence GTGAACCCCAGAAAAAGGAAAGGGACTTCGGTAGAACTATTTCTTTTCAAGAAACTTAGAGACAAGGGGTTTGCAGTAACTAGAGCTCCAGCAAGCGGGAGTAAGAGAAAGGATCCCATACCTGATATAATAGCTATGAAGAAAGGGATTATTGTCCTCATTGAATTAAAGAGCCGATCCAAAGAAGGCAAGATATACGTCAGTAAGGAACAGGCTGAAGGAGCTAAAGAATTTGCGGATAAAAGTGGAGGTTATCTTTTCCTGGGAATAAAGACTCCATCCACGTTTAAGTTCTTAGACTTCTCGAAACTTAGATCAACTAAAGGAGGCAACTACGTCGCAGATGAGCCTACTGTAGATAAGGAGGGTCTCTCCTTTGAGGATCTCCTGAAGTTCGTAGATAACAAGCTGGGAATTTCGCTAGATACGTTCTTTGCTGATGGAAATAATGGATGA
- a CDS encoding magnesium-dependent phosphatase-1, giving the protein MAKVVVFDADKTLWDHYNISEFVEPLKRISTDEVEDSTGNKLKLFPHVRSSLQELKRRGFITGMATWNLPEKTSQVLRTLELQDFFDVIISRPFPYKFIMLGDILIELRRRGLNVRREEVVFVDDRRIHFGNVWLYLPGIQCMEMWHDIQDHMDMFKILEQED; this is encoded by the coding sequence ATGGCTAAAGTAGTAGTCTTCGACGCTGATAAAACACTTTGGGACCACTATAACATTTCTGAGTTCGTCGAACCTCTGAAGAGAATTTCTACTGACGAAGTAGAAGATTCTACAGGAAACAAACTAAAGTTGTTCCCTCATGTTAGATCTTCGCTTCAGGAGCTTAAAAGGAGAGGCTTCATAACAGGTATGGCTACGTGGAACTTACCTGAGAAGACATCCCAAGTTCTCAGAACATTAGAGCTTCAAGACTTCTTCGACGTAATCATTTCCAGACCTTTTCCATACAAGTTCATAATGTTAGGTGATATCCTCATAGAACTTAGGAGAAGAGGTCTTAACGTAAGGAGAGAAGAAGTCGTCTTCGTTGATGATAGAAGGATTCATTTCGGAAACGTATGGCTTTACTTACCTGGAATACAATGCATGGAAATGTGGCACGATATTCAAGATCATATGGACATGTTTAAAATTTTAGAGCAAGAGGATTGA
- a CDS encoding NAD(P)/FAD-dependent oxidoreductase — protein MVDCSGWKGSAKWIKAIELLVDKDLGEDIRVYLDERNTAGFSWIVPLPYGSLVGAISYGDPRAFLPKVDGRVTEIHGGAIPRPKPKKLSGKSLGDVTGNIKTFTGGGIFGISMLADPLVRYIIEGDREEYETEYKKLSGEIEKQFRLTSVLEKTWKLALLSLRFFNGRTIRAYEEFDFHSLLPSIPH, from the coding sequence GTGGTAGATTGCTCTGGTTGGAAAGGTAGTGCGAAGTGGATCAAGGCAATAGAATTACTAGTTGACAAAGATTTAGGCGAAGACATAAGGGTTTACCTAGATGAGAGGAACACCGCAGGCTTCTCATGGATAGTACCATTACCTTACGGGTCTCTAGTAGGAGCTATCTCATATGGAGATCCTAGAGCGTTTCTCCCTAAGGTTGATGGAAGGGTAACCGAAATACACGGAGGCGCTATTCCAAGACCTAAACCCAAAAAGTTGAGCGGAAAATCTTTAGGAGATGTGACTGGGAACATTAAAACATTTACGGGAGGGGGCATATTCGGAATTTCTATGCTAGCTGACCCTCTGGTACGTTATATAATAGAAGGAGATAGAGAAGAATATGAAACTGAATATAAGAAACTCTCGGGAGAAATAGAAAAACAGTTCAGGCTAACTTCCGTCCTCGAGAAGACATGGAAGTTAGCCCTCCTCAGTTTAAGGTTCTTCAACGGGAGGACAATAAGAGCATACGAAGAGTTCGACTTTCATTCACTTCTTCCCTCTATTCCTCACTAG
- a CDS encoding PINc/VapC family ATPase, translating to MLDKSSLLNGVSRYLEKNVIYGNILIHKSLVRELEEESRDGMVSGDIALEEINKVKEMSERLLIGFDIVGDGTKESDVALREFCQSKGCTVVTSDDLQRKMCDLMKVQCILLQPLPEDRISIETYFDENTMSVHLKEDSKPKAKRGKPGEWEFVELSSDPLTKADMKRIVSDVVNSVRFVKGSFIEIERKGSMIIQLGNYRIVVTRPPLSDGWEMTITRPVARRSMDDYSLDQRLLDKFRDHAEGIVIAGSPGMGKTTFAQALAEYYMRLGKIVKTIESPRDMHLPPDITQYSKNYAEIGELHDILLLSRPDYTVYDEMRNDEDFKLYTDLRLAGIGMIGVVHATSPIDAIHRFVSRVDLGTIPNILDTVVFIRNGTVEKVYSLEMIVKVPSGLREADLARPVVEIKDFLSDKAEYEMYVFGEQTMIVPVKSASGKGGDSMESRLNRIVENIIPDASVKYEEGEYVVNIPKEQIGKFNRKLTSRLRKLEKKHNIKIRIRLSE from the coding sequence ATGCTAGACAAGAGTTCTCTCCTGAATGGCGTGTCGAGATACCTCGAAAAGAATGTGATATACGGAAACATCCTGATCCATAAATCTCTGGTCAGAGAGCTAGAGGAAGAGAGCCGAGACGGAATGGTGAGCGGAGACATAGCACTTGAGGAGATAAACAAAGTGAAGGAAATGTCCGAGAGGCTCCTCATAGGTTTCGACATAGTAGGAGATGGAACAAAGGAGTCTGACGTTGCATTAAGGGAATTTTGCCAATCTAAAGGCTGTACAGTGGTCACTTCCGACGACCTCCAGAGGAAAATGTGCGACTTAATGAAGGTTCAATGCATTCTTCTTCAACCACTTCCTGAAGATAGGATATCCATTGAAACTTACTTCGATGAAAACACTATGAGCGTTCACCTTAAAGAAGACTCCAAGCCTAAAGCTAAGAGGGGGAAACCAGGAGAATGGGAATTCGTGGAGCTTTCCAGCGACCCTCTCACGAAAGCGGACATGAAAAGGATTGTTTCAGATGTCGTAAATAGCGTTCGTTTCGTTAAAGGATCTTTTATAGAAATAGAAAGAAAGGGCTCTATGATTATTCAGTTGGGTAACTATAGGATAGTTGTAACTCGCCCACCTTTGAGCGATGGGTGGGAAATGACTATCACCAGACCCGTAGCCAGGAGGTCCATGGACGACTACTCCCTGGATCAGAGGCTTCTCGATAAGTTCCGCGACCACGCTGAAGGAATAGTGATAGCCGGGTCCCCTGGGATGGGAAAGACGACTTTCGCCCAAGCCTTGGCGGAGTACTACATGAGGCTCGGGAAGATAGTGAAGACCATAGAAAGCCCCAGGGACATGCACTTACCCCCTGACATAACTCAGTACTCGAAGAACTACGCTGAAATAGGTGAGCTTCACGACATACTTCTGTTGAGCAGACCAGACTACACAGTTTACGACGAAATGAGGAACGATGAGGACTTCAAACTCTATACTGACCTGAGGCTAGCTGGAATAGGAATGATAGGAGTAGTTCACGCTACTTCTCCTATAGACGCAATTCATAGGTTCGTTAGTAGGGTTGATCTCGGAACTATACCTAACATTTTAGATACTGTCGTATTCATTAGAAATGGGACAGTAGAGAAGGTTTATTCGTTAGAGATGATTGTTAAGGTTCCCTCTGGCTTGAGGGAAGCAGACCTAGCAAGACCAGTAGTGGAGATAAAGGATTTCCTGAGCGACAAGGCTGAATACGAAATGTATGTGTTTGGAGAACAAACAATGATAGTTCCAGTTAAATCCGCGTCAGGAAAGGGAGGAGACTCTATGGAGAGTAGACTTAACAGGATAGTGGAAAACATAATTCCCGACGCATCTGTAAAATATGAGGAAGGGGAATATGTTGTTAACATACCTAAAGAACAAATAGGAAAGTTCAACAGGAAATTGACATCCAGACTGAGAAAGCTGGAGAAGAAACACAATATTAAGATAAGGATAAGGCTATCAGAATGA
- a CDS encoding UbiA family prenyltransferase, with protein sequence MDLKALLRLVRIHNVIGAMLGDLMGYLVSSFWNIDPFKVVVSMAVVGLVAAGGYVINDYFDIEIDRINKPDRPLPSGKISERTAMVLALGMFVLGDAFSIMLGPLPLALALFTSIMLYFYAKDLKKTGVPGNLTVALTNGLSIFYGGAAFMEGEWFIRVVLPSFYSFFLTLVREFVKGIEDYEGDKANNVRTLAVTSGVEKAWTISKTFLVLVLVISPLPIFFGFNFIYLAILVLAFIPSVIISIMQKPSISSASKARGYLKISMLTGILAFLFGSIPIPEAYLLQFSFQILLLLPSNLH encoded by the coding sequence GTGGATCTTAAGGCATTACTTAGACTTGTGAGGATACACAACGTCATAGGAGCTATGTTAGGAGATCTCATGGGGTATCTGGTGTCATCTTTTTGGAACATAGACCCTTTCAAGGTCGTCGTTTCCATGGCCGTAGTTGGTCTAGTTGCCGCAGGAGGCTACGTTATAAATGACTACTTCGATATAGAAATAGATAGGATAAACAAGCCTGATAGGCCTCTACCTTCAGGTAAAATAAGTGAAAGGACTGCTATGGTCCTTGCACTGGGCATGTTCGTGTTGGGAGACGCATTTTCCATAATGTTAGGCCCTCTGCCTTTGGCTTTGGCATTATTTACCTCTATAATGCTGTATTTCTACGCGAAGGACCTAAAGAAGACAGGAGTACCCGGAAACTTGACCGTCGCGTTAACTAACGGACTTTCAATATTCTACGGTGGAGCGGCCTTCATGGAAGGAGAGTGGTTTATTAGAGTCGTCCTCCCCTCGTTCTACTCTTTCTTCCTCACACTTGTAAGGGAGTTTGTAAAAGGGATAGAAGACTACGAAGGAGACAAGGCCAATAACGTTAGGACACTAGCTGTAACTTCAGGGGTCGAAAAAGCATGGACGATAAGTAAGACCTTTCTTGTATTAGTCCTTGTTATCTCACCTTTACCAATTTTCTTCGGGTTCAACTTCATTTATCTCGCTATACTTGTCCTGGCTTTCATTCCATCAGTGATAATCTCTATCATGCAAAAACCTTCTATAAGCTCTGCCTCTAAAGCCAGAGGATATCTAAAGATATCTATGCTCACTGGGATACTTGCGTTTCTATTTGGTAGTATCCCTATTCCAGAGGCTTATCTATTACAATTCTCATTCCAGATTTTACTCCTACTACCCTCAAATTTACATTGA
- the speD gene encoding adenosylmethionine decarboxylase: MMGAEVKYVPKVVGKQVYGSLYECDEDVLKDTQKLQEIVRQASKEGNMTLLDIKSWKIGEGVSVVAIILESHITIHTWPEYKFATVDVYSCGAHTDPKKAFYYIAEELKSERYEIKEADRSSEF, from the coding sequence ATGATGGGGGCAGAGGTAAAATATGTTCCTAAGGTGGTAGGGAAGCAAGTATATGGGAGCCTTTACGAATGCGATGAAGACGTTTTAAAGGATACTCAAAAACTACAGGAGATCGTAAGACAAGCATCAAAAGAGGGCAATATGACTCTGTTAGACATAAAATCATGGAAGATAGGAGAGGGAGTAAGCGTAGTTGCGATAATACTGGAAAGCCACATCACAATCCATACTTGGCCTGAATACAAGTTCGCTACAGTGGATGTTTATTCATGTGGAGCTCACACAGATCCGAAGAAAGCCTTCTATTATATTGCGGAAGAACTAAAAAGTGAGAGATATGAGATAAAAGAGGCTGATAGATCATCGGAGTTTTAA
- a CDS encoding DUF211 domain-containing protein, whose translation MAIKRLVLDVLKPIKGISIVELAEKIVEHRGIDGVNISVTDMDVETMGLMIVVEGENIDFDNVKNTLEEEGCAIHSIDEVVSGSKMVEGRRGRDEM comes from the coding sequence TTGGCTATAAAACGACTTGTTCTGGATGTTCTGAAACCCATTAAAGGGATATCAATCGTTGAATTGGCAGAAAAGATAGTTGAACATCGTGGTATAGATGGAGTAAACATAAGCGTAACTGACATGGACGTAGAGACCATGGGTCTCATGATAGTGGTTGAGGGTGAAAACATAGATTTCGATAACGTAAAGAACACCCTTGAAGAGGAAGGCTGTGCAATTCACAGTATAGATGAAGTTGTAAGCGGATCGAAAATGGTTGAGGGCAGGAGAGGAAGGGATGAAATGTGA
- the ilvC gene encoding ketol-acid reductoisomerase, with translation MAKIYTDKDASLDALKGKKIAVLGYGNQGRAWALNLRDSGLDVTVGLERQGKSWEKATKDGFTPVKTDEAVRNAEVIIFLVPDMIQRTIWLEKVKPNMKKGADLVFAHGFNIHFRMIEPPADSDVYMVAPKGPGDTVRDYYVAGGGVPVLVAAYQNVSGKAMEKALAVAKGIGATRSGALESSFKEETETDLVGEQTILVGGIMELMRASFETLVEMGYQPEVAYFETINEVKMIVDIIHSKGLSGMLRAVSDTAKYGGMTVGKKVINEDVRKRIREAAERVRDGQFASEWVEEYNRGMPTVVNGLKEVDNSLEQKVANELRDLIERGKPKK, from the coding sequence ATAGCAAAAATCTACACTGATAAAGATGCGTCTCTAGACGCTTTGAAAGGCAAGAAAATAGCAGTCTTAGGTTACGGAAACCAAGGAAGAGCTTGGGCCTTGAACCTAAGGGATTCAGGCTTAGACGTAACAGTGGGGCTCGAAAGGCAAGGGAAGTCATGGGAAAAAGCTACAAAAGACGGGTTCACCCCCGTCAAGACTGACGAGGCTGTCAGGAATGCAGAGGTTATAATATTCCTAGTTCCCGATATGATTCAAAGGACGATCTGGCTAGAGAAAGTGAAGCCTAACATGAAGAAGGGAGCTGACCTAGTATTCGCCCACGGGTTCAACATACACTTCAGAATGATTGAACCTCCCGCAGATTCTGACGTTTACATGGTCGCCCCTAAGGGACCTGGAGACACAGTAAGGGACTACTATGTTGCGGGTGGAGGAGTTCCAGTTTTAGTCGCAGCGTACCAGAACGTTTCGGGGAAAGCCATGGAGAAAGCACTTGCAGTTGCTAAGGGAATAGGCGCTACTAGATCAGGAGCACTGGAGAGTTCCTTTAAAGAAGAAACTGAAACTGACTTAGTTGGAGAACAGACTATCCTAGTGGGAGGAATAATGGAACTAATGAGAGCGTCTTTCGAAACCCTCGTTGAGATGGGATATCAACCAGAGGTCGCATACTTCGAGACAATAAATGAGGTAAAAATGATAGTCGACATAATACACTCTAAGGGACTCAGCGGAATGCTTAGGGCAGTATCTGACACTGCTAAATACGGTGGAATGACAGTAGGGAAGAAAGTGATAAACGAGGATGTGAGAAAGAGAATAAGAGAAGCCGCGGAAAGGGTAAGGGACGGCCAGTTTGCTTCCGAATGGGTTGAGGAGTATAACAGGGGAATGCCTACAGTAGTGAATGGACTAAAAGAGGTAGACAATAGCCTAGAACAGAAGGTAGCAAATGAGCTGAGAGATCTAATAGAGAGAGGAAAACCTAAAAAATAA
- a CDS encoding PolB1-binding protein PBP2 family protein, producing the protein MLTEKEIEVAKKYFSTYISVGEIIAVKELRTQGIRNPEEVISKLIQEGFIEKGEGCYNLVRNRGKK; encoded by the coding sequence ATGTTGACAGAGAAGGAAATTGAGGTTGCTAAGAAATACTTTTCTACCTATATTTCCGTTGGAGAAATAATTGCTGTAAAGGAACTCAGAACCCAAGGCATCAGGAACCCAGAAGAGGTCATCTCGAAACTCATTCAGGAAGGTTTCATAGAGAAAGGGGAAGGCTGTTATAACCTAGTGAGGAATAGAGGGAAGAAGTGA
- the pdxT gene encoding pyridoxal 5'-phosphate synthase glutaminase subunit PdxT, whose product MRIGIIAYQGSFEEHALQTKRAMGTGDIVPVKTSKDMRQLDGIIIPGGESTTIGMLASKLGIIDELREQISSGLPVLGTCAGAIFLAKEASDSKVKKQQDLLKVMDITVVRNYYGRQRESFEAEVDLSEIGEEKARVVFIRSPAITKVWGNSKSLSKLNGVTIMAQEGGILATTFHPELSNTLAVHKYFLSLVKK is encoded by the coding sequence ATGAGGATAGGAATAATAGCATATCAAGGTAGCTTTGAGGAGCATGCCCTCCAAACTAAGAGAGCTATGGGTACAGGAGACATAGTACCCGTAAAGACTTCAAAGGATATGAGACAACTTGACGGCATAATAATCCCTGGAGGAGAGAGCACCACGATAGGCATGTTAGCGTCTAAGCTGGGAATAATCGATGAACTTAGAGAACAAATATCCTCAGGCCTTCCGGTACTCGGAACTTGTGCTGGAGCTATATTTCTAGCTAAAGAAGCTTCAGACTCCAAGGTGAAGAAACAGCAGGATTTGCTTAAAGTAATGGATATTACGGTAGTTAGGAACTACTACGGCAGACAAAGGGAGAGCTTCGAGGCTGAGGTAGATCTCTCAGAGATAGGAGAAGAGAAAGCAAGAGTAGTCTTCATAAGGTCCCCTGCGATCACTAAGGTATGGGGAAACAGCAAGTCCCTATCTAAACTCAACGGTGTCACGATCATGGCACAGGAAGGAGGGATTCTAGCTACTACGTTCCATCCAGAACTTTCCAATACCTTGGCTGTACACAAGTACTTCCTTTCCTTAGTGAAAAAGTAA
- the pdxS gene encoding pyridoxal 5'-phosphate synthase lyase subunit PdxS, with product MRLYELSFSEVEDYFYKLAEVRDSLKDQGLLTEMPELKSNLKIAEGTTMVKHAFPIFQKGGVVMDVTNVKQAEIAEEGGAVSVMVLDKLPYDVRKMGGVARMADPKIIEEVMSSITIPVMAKVRIGHFYEAKVLEALDVDMIDESEVLTPADETHHINKWLFKVPFVNGARSLAEALRRISEGASMIRTKGEPGTGNVSEAVRHMKLINSELRSLVSMSEEDRNMKAREYQVSYQLLELVAKLGRLPIVNFAAGGIATPADAALMMWLGSDGLFVGSGIFKSEDPEVRARAIVMAASAWEYPEVVLEAQKMISEQKTMMGIDIKSLPPEQLLQVRDT from the coding sequence ATGAGACTGTACGAACTCTCGTTCTCAGAAGTGGAAGACTACTTCTATAAGCTTGCTGAGGTCAGAGATTCTCTTAAGGATCAGGGGTTACTAACAGAAATGCCAGAACTGAAATCTAACTTGAAGATTGCAGAAGGCACAACCATGGTGAAACATGCATTCCCTATATTTCAAAAGGGAGGAGTCGTCATGGATGTCACAAATGTAAAGCAGGCTGAAATAGCGGAAGAAGGAGGCGCAGTTTCCGTCATGGTTCTGGACAAACTCCCTTATGATGTAAGGAAGATGGGAGGGGTAGCTAGGATGGCCGATCCAAAGATAATAGAGGAAGTGATGTCTTCTATAACAATACCAGTTATGGCGAAAGTCAGAATAGGTCACTTTTACGAAGCTAAGGTATTGGAGGCTCTAGACGTGGACATGATAGACGAAAGCGAGGTATTGACTCCTGCAGACGAAACCCATCACATAAACAAGTGGCTCTTCAAAGTTCCATTTGTTAACGGAGCTAGGAGTTTAGCGGAGGCGTTGAGGAGAATATCTGAAGGAGCATCAATGATAAGGACTAAGGGAGAACCAGGCACAGGAAACGTGAGTGAAGCAGTAAGACATATGAAGCTCATAAACAGTGAGCTGAGGTCACTTGTGTCCATGTCCGAAGAAGATAGGAACATGAAGGCAAGGGAATATCAAGTTTCATACCAACTTTTAGAGTTAGTAGCTAAACTTGGTAGGCTTCCCATAGTGAACTTCGCAGCAGGAGGGATAGCAACTCCAGCAGACGCAGCGCTTATGATGTGGCTTGGATCTGACGGTTTGTTTGTAGGCTCAGGTATATTCAAGAGTGAAGACCCCGAAGTCAGAGCTAGGGCCATAGTCATGGCAGCCTCAGCATGGGAATACCCGGAAGTGGTATTGGAAGCTCAAAAAATGATAAGTGAGCAGAAGACCATGATGGGTATAGACATCAAGTCCTTACCCCCAGAACAGCTTTTGCAGGTGAGGGATACATGA
- a CDS encoding acetolactate synthase large subunit produces MPTGARLTIDALKREGTKVIFGIPGLSNMQLYDAFVEDLMNGELRHVLMRHEQAAAHAADGYARASGIPGVCTATSGPGATNLVTGLITAYWDSSPVVAITGQVPRSTIGKMSFQEADAVGSTEDVVKYAYQVRKFDEIPAAIKNAFYVASTGRPGPVVVDIPRDIFYEKSDEIKWPEKPTIKGYRPFRTIIDPISIKRAAEMLINAERPVIMTGTGVVWSNATKEVLDLAETLIAPIVSTLPGKSAIPHDHPLYLGAMGYYGRAEASMAALESDLMFVIGARLSDRTFTSYDEMVETRKKFIMINIDPTDSERTIKMDVSLYGDAKILLREIYNAVLKLGKKNDHSAWMKRVKELKEYYSQFYFNDDNTKLRPWKVLKTIRQSLPRDAIVTTGVGQHQMWAEVFWEVLEPRTFLSSTGMGTMGFGLPAAIGAKLARPDKVVVDLDGDGSMMMTGTNFATAVDEHIPVISIVFDNRSLGLVRQVQDLFFNKRVVGVDYGPSPDLVKFAESFGALGYNATTYEEIEKSIKSAIKENHPALIRVPIDKQELALPTLPPGGRLKQVIVTDPRKSS; encoded by the coding sequence ATGCCAACAGGAGCTAGATTAACTATAGATGCTTTAAAAAGAGAAGGAACAAAGGTCATTTTCGGAATACCTGGCCTATCTAATATGCAACTCTACGATGCTTTCGTTGAGGACCTAATGAATGGCGAGTTAAGGCACGTATTGATGAGACATGAACAAGCAGCAGCGCATGCAGCTGACGGATATGCAAGGGCTTCTGGAATACCGGGGGTATGTACAGCTACATCTGGTCCAGGAGCCACGAATCTAGTGACTGGACTGATAACTGCGTACTGGGATAGCTCTCCGGTAGTTGCGATAACTGGGCAAGTGCCTAGATCTACCATAGGCAAAATGTCCTTCCAGGAGGCAGACGCTGTAGGTTCGACCGAGGATGTAGTAAAGTATGCCTATCAAGTTAGAAAATTTGATGAAATTCCTGCAGCAATAAAGAATGCCTTCTATGTTGCAAGTACTGGAAGACCTGGACCTGTAGTTGTAGACATACCACGTGATATATTCTACGAGAAGTCAGACGAGATCAAATGGCCTGAGAAGCCCACAATCAAGGGATATAGACCTTTCAGAACAATTATAGATCCAATCTCGATCAAGAGAGCAGCTGAGATGTTGATAAACGCCGAAAGACCGGTAATAATGACAGGTACAGGAGTAGTATGGTCTAACGCGACGAAGGAAGTATTGGACTTAGCTGAGACATTGATAGCACCTATAGTCTCAACCTTACCAGGAAAGTCAGCCATACCGCATGACCATCCGCTCTACTTAGGTGCAATGGGCTACTACGGCAGAGCGGAAGCTTCAATGGCTGCCTTAGAATCTGATTTAATGTTCGTGATAGGAGCTAGACTGAGCGACAGGACTTTCACTTCCTACGATGAAATGGTAGAGACTCGCAAGAAATTCATCATGATAAATATCGATCCAACAGATTCTGAAAGAACAATAAAGATGGATGTGTCCTTATACGGAGATGCGAAAATCCTACTGAGGGAAATCTATAACGCGGTACTCAAGTTGGGAAAGAAGAACGACCATTCAGCGTGGATGAAGAGAGTGAAAGAGCTGAAAGAGTACTACTCACAGTTTTACTTCAATGACGACAATACTAAGCTAAGGCCTTGGAAGGTATTGAAGACTATAAGACAGAGCCTACCACGTGATGCAATAGTTACCACTGGAGTTGGGCAACATCAAATGTGGGCAGAAGTGTTCTGGGAAGTGCTCGAGCCTAGGACGTTCCTAAGCTCCACTGGAATGGGAACTATGGGATTCGGTTTACCTGCCGCAATAGGGGCTAAATTAGCCAGACCTGACAAGGTAGTAGTAGACCTAGACGGAGACGGTTCAATGATGATGACAGGAACGAACTTCGCCACTGCGGTAGACGAGCATATACCAGTCATTTCAATAGTGTTCGACAACAGATCCTTAGGTCTAGTGAGGCAAGTACAAGATTTATTCTTCAATAAACGTGTAGTAGGTGTAGACTATGGCCCGTCTCCAGATCTAGTGAAGTTCGCAGAGTCATTCGGAGCTCTAGGATATAACGCAACGACCTATGAGGAGATAGAGAAGTCAATAAAGAGCGCAATAAAGGAAAACCATCCAGCACTAATAAGAGTGCCTATAGACAAACAGGAGCTGGCATTACCAACCTTACCACCAGGAGGAAGACTTAAGCAGGTGATCGTAACTGACCCAAGAAAAAGTAGTTAG
- a CDS encoding GTPase, which produces MLSKVLASIRRVDAIVEVLDSREPDLTRSREIEGYAIKNGKQVILVLNKIDLIPREVADRWKDYLSKDFPTIYVSTRMRQGTRILRDTIKESLKGEGKVAFVGYPKTGKSSIINVLKGKKAASVSTQPMSTGFTKGIQLVKIDSKIYAIDTPGVIPPHGNPFEKAIRGTNPDNLDNPIPPAVSILEKAFQISPALLETTYKVNYISPMQFLQDLAKHRGWIDRSDKEPDVDLAAKTVIKDYHNGKITYYTLPPE; this is translated from the coding sequence ATGTTGAGCAAAGTCCTCGCTTCAATAAGGAGAGTAGATGCCATAGTTGAGGTCCTTGATTCTAGGGAACCCGACTTAACTAGATCTAGGGAGATAGAAGGATATGCCATAAAGAACGGGAAACAAGTGATACTCGTACTTAATAAGATAGACCTCATTCCGAGAGAGGTAGCAGACAGATGGAAGGACTACCTCTCGAAGGACTTTCCCACCATATACGTCTCCACAAGGATGAGACAGGGAACTAGGATACTCAGGGATACAATAAAGGAATCCCTAAAAGGGGAAGGAAAGGTCGCCTTCGTTGGGTATCCAAAGACCGGTAAGTCGTCTATCATCAACGTACTCAAGGGGAAGAAAGCTGCCTCTGTTTCCACACAACCCATGTCAACTGGTTTCACCAAGGGAATACAGTTAGTTAAGATAGACTCTAAGATATATGCAATTGATACTCCTGGAGTGATTCCCCCACACGGAAATCCGTTTGAAAAAGCGATAAGAGGAACTAATCCAGATAACCTAGATAATCCTATTCCTCCTGCTGTCTCGATTCTTGAGAAAGCATTTCAAATATCCCCAGCGCTACTCGAAACCACATACAAGGTCAATTATATTTCCCCTATGCAGTTCCTTCAAGACTTAGCAAAACATAGAGGATGGATAGACAGGAGCGACAAGGAACCTGACGTAGACCTTGCTGCTAAGACGGTAATTAAGGACTATCATAACGGAAAAATAACTTATTATACTCTTCCCCCAGAATGA
- a CDS encoding 30S ribosomal protein S26e codes for MPKKRENRGRRKGDKGHVGYIFCDNCGARVPEDKAICTTRMYSPVEPALAQELEKKGAIITRYPITKCYCVNCAVHFGIVKIRAENERKSTRPRF; via the coding sequence TTGCCAAAGAAGAGGGAAAACAGAGGTCGCAGGAAAGGCGACAAAGGCCACGTAGGCTATATTTTCTGTGATAACTGTGGTGCTAGAGTACCTGAGGATAAGGCGATATGTACGACTAGAATGTACAGTCCAGTTGAACCTGCTTTAGCTCAGGAGCTGGAGAAGAAAGGGGCTATAATAACAAGGTACCCTATAACTAAGTGCTACTGTGTTAACTGTGCAGTGCATTTCGGGATAGTCAAGATAAGAGCTGAAAACGAGCGTAAAAGCACTCGACCTAGGTTTTAA